One Rhizobiales bacterium GAS188 DNA window includes the following coding sequences:
- a CDS encoding amino acid/amide ABC transporter membrane protein 2, HAAT family, with amino-acid sequence MIGLASYLVFFATVVLILGVATLGLNLQWGATGLFNAGVVGFYAVGGYALAIICAPPRPELLGNFGLPWIIGILGAMAASALVAAIVGLATIRLRGDYLAITTFGIAVAIQLVTLNFEALTGGSLGMTSIPRPLPGLFAASLGANIFYLVLTLCVTLLTYWALERIVRSPWGRVLKAIREDETAAVALGKDARLFRLQAFVLGSTIIGLAGALYVGFIGFVSPFDFVPILTFQIWTMLIVGGSGNNKGALLGAAMVWGLWSASGTLISKTIPAAYQAQGGAVQAILIGAVLVFTLLFRPRGLIGEEPVVSRHLGQQ; translated from the coding sequence ATGATCGGCCTTGCCTCTTACCTCGTTTTCTTCGCGACCGTCGTGCTCATACTCGGCGTGGCGACGCTTGGATTGAATCTGCAATGGGGCGCGACGGGGCTGTTCAACGCCGGCGTCGTCGGCTTCTACGCGGTCGGTGGCTATGCGCTCGCCATCATCTGCGCGCCGCCGCGCCCCGAGCTCCTCGGCAATTTCGGCCTGCCCTGGATCATCGGCATTCTCGGCGCCATGGCGGCTTCCGCGCTGGTGGCCGCGATCGTCGGGCTTGCGACGATCCGCCTGCGTGGCGATTACCTCGCCATCACCACATTCGGGATCGCCGTGGCCATCCAGCTGGTGACGCTCAATTTCGAGGCGCTGACGGGAGGCAGCCTGGGGATGACTTCCATCCCGCGGCCGCTGCCGGGCCTCTTCGCGGCGTCGCTCGGCGCCAACATCTTCTATCTCGTCTTGACGCTCTGCGTGACCTTGCTGACCTATTGGGCGCTCGAACGCATCGTGCGTTCGCCATGGGGGAGGGTGCTGAAGGCGATCCGCGAAGACGAGACCGCGGCGGTGGCGCTCGGCAAGGACGCGCGTCTGTTTCGCCTGCAGGCCTTCGTGCTCGGCTCGACCATCATCGGCCTTGCGGGGGCGCTCTATGTGGGATTCATCGGCTTCGTCTCGCCCTTCGACTTCGTGCCGATCCTGACATTCCAGATCTGGACGATGCTGATCGTCGGGGGCAGCGGCAACAACAAGGGCGCGCTCCTCGGCGCCGCGATGGTCTGGGGGCTTTGGAGCGCGAGCGGCACGTTGATCTCCAAAACCATTCCGGCCGCCTACCAGGCCCAGGGCGGTGCCGTGCAGGCGATCCTGATCGGCGCGGTGCTGGTTTTTACGCTATTGTTCAGACCGCGAGGGTTGATCGGCGAGGAGCCGGTCGTCTCGCGCCATCTCGGTCAGCAATGA
- a CDS encoding amino acid/amide ABC transporter substrate-binding protein, HAAT family has product MQTTWPVGLLFSQSGVTGYLETTQLQGALLAIEEINAAGGISGRPLQPVIHDPASEPEGYSRYARDLLAEDGVRAIVGCCTSHCRKAVLPIIERRNGLLFYPTIYEGFEYSPNVVYGGPSPSQGSVQLARYLTETYGSRFVFVGSDYVYPRECNRVMRELVEDRGGRVLDEIYLDLHADRDSFGSVVRRMSELRPDVIFSTVVGMSTIYLYEACEGMLGGAGVPIASLTTTEAEIALMRPGAALGAITAAPYFHTLGTPANRRFVGRYQARFGQAALANMSAEAAYVQTHLLGRALAQTGSMEPDDLIEALAGLPFDAPQGEIVVDPDNNHTYLWPRIGRVGASGLFEVVEEAAAPVKPDPYLVNYGASRAWPNEAKSRAEAKP; this is encoded by the coding sequence GTGCAAACGACATGGCCGGTCGGATTGTTGTTTTCCCAAAGCGGCGTCACCGGATATCTCGAGACGACGCAGTTGCAGGGCGCATTGCTCGCTATCGAGGAGATCAATGCGGCAGGCGGCATAAGCGGCCGCCCGCTGCAACCGGTGATTCATGATCCGGCCTCCGAGCCCGAGGGCTATAGCCGCTACGCCCGCGACCTCCTCGCCGAGGATGGCGTGCGCGCGATCGTCGGCTGCTGCACCTCGCATTGCCGCAAGGCCGTCCTGCCGATCATCGAGCGGCGCAACGGGCTGTTGTTCTATCCCACCATCTACGAAGGCTTCGAATATTCCCCTAACGTGGTCTATGGCGGCCCTTCGCCCAGCCAGGGCAGCGTGCAGCTGGCTCGCTATCTCACCGAGACATACGGCTCGCGCTTTGTCTTCGTCGGGTCCGATTATGTCTATCCGCGGGAATGCAATCGCGTGATGCGCGAGCTCGTCGAAGACCGCGGTGGCCGGGTCCTGGACGAGATCTATCTCGACTTGCACGCCGATCGCGACAGTTTCGGATCGGTGGTGCGCCGCATGTCCGAGCTGCGGCCCGACGTGATCTTCTCCACGGTCGTCGGGATGTCGACCATCTACCTCTACGAGGCCTGCGAGGGCATGCTCGGCGGCGCAGGCGTGCCGATCGCGAGCCTGACCACGACCGAGGCGGAGATCGCTCTGATGCGGCCCGGCGCGGCCTTGGGCGCGATCACCGCCGCGCCCTATTTCCACACCCTCGGGACGCCCGCGAACAGGCGTTTCGTCGGGCGCTACCAGGCCCGCTTCGGGCAGGCCGCGCTCGCCAATATGAGCGCCGAAGCTGCCTATGTGCAGACGCATCTGCTCGGCCGCGCGCTCGCCCAGACCGGCAGCATGGAGCCCGACGATCTCATCGAAGCGCTGGCCGGCCTGCCCTTCGATGCCCCCCAGGGCGAGATCGTCGTCGATCCTGACAACAACCACACCTATCTGTGGCCGCGCATCGGGCGGGTCGGCGCCTCCGGGCTGTTCGAGGTCGTCGAGGAAGCGGCCGCGCCGGTCAAGCCGGACCCTTATCTCGTGAACTACGGCGCCTCGCGGGCTTGGCCCAACGAGGCGAAGTCGCGCGCGGAGGCGAAGCCGTGA
- a CDS encoding Two-component response regulator, AmiR/NasT family, consists of REC and RNA-binding antiterminator (ANTAR) domains yields MSGHVLLRTLRETQVLVCHPQDPDGDELVRHLRRIGCPVRHVWPPPRPIPSDIDVVFLLFDRSRKPAVEEGHPGFALVAVIDYEDPSMLDVLIDADVRGVVTKPVRPFGILSTLITARVAHKYEARLHQKVAKLEETLRSRRDIEKSVRILMAAQAISEDAAYQMIRREAMQKRQSMAVIASSIIAANSVFERFAGSAARDAT; encoded by the coding sequence GTGAGCGGGCATGTTCTCCTGCGGACATTGCGCGAGACGCAAGTTCTCGTCTGCCACCCGCAGGATCCCGACGGCGATGAGCTCGTCCGCCATCTGCGGCGCATCGGCTGCCCGGTGCGCCATGTCTGGCCGCCGCCGCGCCCGATCCCGTCGGACATCGACGTCGTCTTCCTCCTCTTCGACCGCAGCCGGAAGCCGGCCGTCGAGGAGGGGCATCCCGGCTTCGCCCTGGTGGCCGTCATCGACTACGAGGACCCTTCCATGCTCGACGTGCTGATCGACGCCGATGTGCGCGGTGTCGTCACCAAGCCGGTGCGTCCCTTCGGCATCCTCTCGACGCTCATCACGGCGCGCGTGGCCCATAAATACGAGGCGCGCCTGCATCAGAAGGTCGCCAAGCTCGAGGAGACCTTGCGCTCCCGCCGAGACATCGAGAAATCGGTGCGCATCCTGATGGCGGCGCAGGCGATCTCCGAAGATGCGGCCTATCAGATGATCCGCCGCGAGGCGATGCAGAAGCGCCAGTCCATGGCCGTCATCGCCTCGTCCATCATCGCGGCGAATTCCGTGTTCGAGCGCTTCGCCGGCTCCGCCGCCCGCGACGCGACCTGA
- a CDS encoding branched-chain amino acid transport system permease protein — protein sequence MTRGEAAGAEADRAASRGGSFRSCGAILVIGLAVVVAGPLVLDTYSVNILVRSFLYAVAAITVDLLWGYTGILFFGMSAFFAIGAYSAGLAFTHLGFSAWVVAGALIAGMGLSALVALLTGWLSFARGVSPIYASVVSLALPIVATQALFSGGTFTGSSSGLSGFDTFDLSVEAWFAIAAAFLTVVAALGWLFVTSEAGRLLVAIRENEQRCAYLGLRTARIKILLLLSCAVIASVAGFGYASYTAVIAPELAGFVFGTQMVIWVALGGRGTLLGPVIGAILIDFVSAYLSGALPFIWTLIVGIAFVVVIVVMPQGLAPVLAGAGRRFANAWTGKAMASSPAPTIEAMADTDPADRPEGMGSALALTAVSKHFGSLELLAGIDLSAHPGELLSLVGPNGAGKTALMRCISDGLERSGGTVAVNGVDIGQGSPERCVALGIGRKFQTATVFESLTVAECLRIARFRLDPPSLWGKAETLRLPQAALKVVEATGLEQALTIRVKHLSHGQKQALELAMVLALEPSVLLLDEPTAGLTKSERTLIGTILVDLTRTQGFCVLLVEHDLDFVREISSRVVVLHQGRIVLDDTVQEVVGSELVRTIYAGETQEPARAFR from the coding sequence ATGACTAGAGGCGAGGCCGCTGGAGCCGAAGCCGATCGTGCGGCCAGCCGGGGAGGCAGCTTTCGCTCCTGCGGGGCGATCCTCGTCATCGGCCTTGCGGTGGTTGTCGCGGGGCCGCTCGTGCTCGACACCTATTCGGTGAACATCCTGGTGCGATCGTTCCTCTACGCGGTCGCCGCGATCACGGTCGATCTGCTCTGGGGCTATACCGGCATCCTGTTCTTCGGCATGTCCGCCTTCTTCGCGATCGGAGCCTATTCGGCTGGCCTCGCCTTTACCCATCTCGGCTTTTCGGCCTGGGTCGTCGCCGGAGCGCTCATCGCCGGAATGGGCCTCTCGGCGCTGGTCGCGCTCCTCACCGGCTGGTTGTCCTTCGCGCGCGGCGTCTCGCCCATCTATGCGTCGGTCGTGTCGCTCGCCTTGCCGATCGTGGCGACCCAGGCCCTGTTCTCCGGCGGCACTTTCACGGGCTCGAGCAGCGGCCTGTCGGGCTTCGACACTTTCGACCTTTCGGTCGAAGCCTGGTTCGCGATCGCGGCCGCCTTCCTGACCGTGGTCGCGGCGCTCGGCTGGCTGTTCGTCACCAGCGAGGCGGGACGGCTTCTGGTCGCCATCCGCGAAAACGAGCAGCGCTGCGCCTATCTCGGCCTGAGGACGGCGCGCATCAAGATCCTGCTGCTCCTGTCTTGCGCCGTGATCGCCTCGGTCGCGGGTTTCGGATATGCGAGCTACACCGCCGTGATCGCGCCCGAGCTCGCCGGTTTCGTATTCGGCACGCAGATGGTCATCTGGGTCGCCTTGGGCGGGCGCGGCACGCTGCTCGGCCCGGTTATCGGGGCGATCCTGATCGACTTCGTCAGCGCCTATCTCTCGGGCGCCTTGCCCTTCATATGGACGCTCATCGTCGGCATCGCCTTCGTCGTCGTCATCGTGGTCATGCCGCAGGGACTTGCGCCGGTCCTGGCCGGCGCCGGACGGCGTTTCGCAAATGCCTGGACCGGTAAGGCGATGGCGTCCTCGCCGGCGCCGACGATTGAGGCCATGGCGGATACAGATCCTGCCGATCGCCCAGAGGGCATGGGAAGCGCGCTCGCGCTCACCGCTGTCTCAAAGCATTTCGGTAGCCTCGAGCTGCTGGCGGGTATCGACCTCTCCGCCCATCCGGGCGAGCTTCTGAGCCTGGTGGGCCCGAACGGCGCCGGCAAGACGGCCCTCATGCGCTGCATCAGCGACGGGCTCGAGCGTAGCGGCGGCACGGTCGCCGTGAACGGCGTCGATATCGGCCAAGGCTCACCCGAGCGCTGCGTGGCTCTCGGCATCGGCCGCAAATTCCAGACGGCAACCGTGTTTGAAAGCCTCACCGTCGCCGAATGCCTGCGTATCGCCCGCTTCCGCCTCGACCCGCCATCGCTCTGGGGTAAGGCGGAGACGTTGCGGCTGCCGCAGGCGGCGCTCAAGGTCGTCGAGGCGACCGGGCTCGAGCAAGCCCTGACGATCCGCGTCAAGCACCTCTCGCACGGCCAGAAACAGGCGCTCGAGCTCGCCATGGTGCTGGCGCTCGAGCCGAGCGTGCTCCTGCTCGACGAGCCGACGGCGGGGCTGACCAAATCCGAACGAACCCTCATCGGCACGATTCTCGTCGACCTGACCAGGACGCAAGGGTTCTGCGTGCTCCTCGTCGAGCATGATCTCGACTTCGTGCGCGAGATCTCGTCGCGCGTCGTCGTCCTGCATCAGGGGCGGATCGTCCTCGATGACACCGTCCAGGAGGTCGTCGGGTCCGAGCTCGTACGCACCATCTATGCGGGCGAGACGCAGGAACCTGCGAGAGCCTTCCGATGA
- a CDS encoding amino acid/amide ABC transporter ATP-binding protein 2, HAAT family, protein MTAPLLVARHVAAGYVPGLPVVHDVSVSVAQGEIVTIIGPNGAGKSTLLKAIAGLVVFEAGTVHHDGRDVTGLPAHEMVRLGVGYVPQTGNIFTNLTIQENLVVGGHTLAPLELKRRLARAYELSPFLAKRRSSAGRLLSGGERQILAVARALMTDPKLIMLDEPTAGLAPRAVGEVFANLRHLAAGGVAVLMVEQNAKAALRISDRGYVLTEGRNRMEGRAQDLIADVAMAEAFLGGRRRAS, encoded by the coding sequence ATGACGGCTCCGCTTCTCGTCGCGCGCCATGTCGCGGCCGGCTACGTGCCCGGGCTGCCGGTGGTGCATGACGTTTCCGTCTCGGTTGCGCAAGGCGAGATCGTCACCATCATTGGCCCGAACGGCGCAGGAAAATCGACCTTGCTCAAGGCGATCGCCGGCCTCGTCGTCTTCGAAGCCGGCACGGTCCACCATGACGGTCGCGACGTCACCGGCCTCCCGGCCCATGAGATGGTGCGTCTCGGCGTCGGCTATGTTCCGCAGACCGGCAATATCTTCACCAACCTGACCATCCAGGAGAATCTCGTGGTCGGCGGCCATACCTTGGCGCCCCTCGAGCTGAAACGCCGCTTGGCGCGCGCCTACGAGCTCAGTCCTTTCCTGGCGAAGCGGCGATCCTCCGCCGGGCGGCTCCTGTCGGGCGGTGAACGCCAGATCCTGGCCGTGGCGCGCGCCCTGATGACCGATCCGAAGCTGATCATGCTCGACGAGCCGACTGCGGGCCTCGCCCCGCGCGCGGTCGGCGAGGTCTTCGCCAATCTGCGCCATCTCGCAGCTGGAGGCGTCGCCGTATTGATGGTCGAGCAGAACGCCAAGGCGGCGCTGCGCATCTCCGATCGTGGTTATGTGCTGACCGAAGGACGCAACCGGATGGAGGGCAGGGCGCAGGACCTGATCGCCGATGTCGCCATGGCTGAAGCCTTTCTGGGCGGGCGGAGACGTGCATCGTGA
- a CDS encoding branched-chain amino acid transport system substrate-binding protein produces the protein MKQIIAIAFCTLLGLAAMPSEAAAQGATACPVKLGGILPLSGSMGPVGKRIADSAQLAIEHINQGGGIKGCQVQFILRDDQGQPTVGVDAAKFLIDVERVPALTGTVSSGVSLPILISVVAPAGIPMVSCCSTAATFTTLAQEGKTGGFFFRTLPTVKTQAYASAAIVEEKGYRRIAVIYINTDFGTGMVKDFTRAVEKLGAKIVKAVPYNDNQPSYRAEVNLALAEKPDAVFFVAFPQDGATMTREWLSLGGTPNLILNNSLRSPEYVKSVGARFLQNAFGMDNASISGPTVDAFKQAFQAAYKQSPDGPGIYNQYDAVMALGLAMNIAPELSGTAIRDAIRKIQVPDGTVVGTGPDEFKKALALIKEGKPIKYVGATGPVEFDANGDVSGLALIWTVKGDNLDTVRTLSVDDMKALFKKIDG, from the coding sequence ATGAAACAGATAATCGCAATCGCATTTTGCACCCTGCTGGGCTTGGCGGCGATGCCATCGGAGGCTGCGGCACAAGGCGCAACTGCCTGTCCGGTGAAGCTCGGCGGCATCCTGCCCCTGAGCGGCTCCATGGGTCCGGTCGGCAAGCGGATCGCCGATAGCGCCCAACTCGCCATCGAGCACATCAACCAGGGAGGTGGCATCAAGGGTTGCCAGGTGCAGTTCATCCTGCGCGACGACCAGGGCCAACCGACGGTCGGCGTCGATGCGGCGAAATTCCTGATCGATGTCGAGCGCGTGCCCGCCCTCACCGGAACGGTGTCGAGCGGCGTCAGCCTGCCGATCCTGATCTCGGTCGTAGCGCCGGCCGGCATCCCGATGGTGAGCTGCTGCTCGACGGCCGCGACCTTCACGACGCTCGCGCAGGAGGGCAAGACGGGCGGCTTCTTCTTCCGCACCTTGCCGACCGTCAAGACGCAGGCCTATGCCTCCGCCGCCATCGTCGAGGAAAAGGGCTATCGGCGCATCGCCGTCATCTACATCAACACCGATTTCGGCACCGGCATGGTCAAGGACTTCACGCGTGCCGTCGAGAAGCTCGGTGCCAAGATCGTCAAGGCCGTCCCCTATAACGACAACCAGCCCTCCTATCGGGCCGAGGTCAATCTGGCGCTCGCCGAGAAGCCCGACGCCGTCTTCTTCGTGGCCTTCCCGCAGGACGGCGCCACCATGACACGCGAATGGCTCTCGCTCGGCGGCACGCCAAATCTCATCCTCAACAACTCCCTGCGCAGCCCCGAATATGTGAAGTCGGTCGGCGCGCGCTTCCTGCAAAACGCCTTCGGCATGGACAATGCGTCGATCTCAGGCCCGACGGTCGATGCCTTCAAGCAGGCCTTCCAGGCGGCCTATAAGCAGAGCCCGGACGGCCCCGGCATTTACAACCAGTATGACGCGGTCATGGCGCTTGGCCTCGCGATGAACATTGCGCCCGAGCTCTCGGGCACTGCCATCCGCGACGCCATCCGCAAGATCCAGGTCCCCGACGGGACTGTCGTCGGCACGGGCCCCGACGAATTCAAGAAGGCCTTGGCCCTCATCAAGGAGGGCAAGCCGATCAAATATGTCGGCGCGACCGGCCCCGTCGAATTCGACGCCAATGGCGATGTCTCGGGCCTCGCCCTCATCTGGACCGTGAAGGGCGACAATCTCGATACCGTCCGCACGCTCTCGGTCGACGACATGAAGGCGCTGTTCAAGAAGATCGATGGGTGA
- a CDS encoding branched-chain amino acid transport system ATP-binding protein, whose protein sequence is MQVEKAARRFGELRAVDSVSLRVESGTMTGLIGPNGAGKSTLFGLIAGALRPDAGEIRFEGQRIDGLSPDRIFRAGLARTFQIPRPFPQMTVLENVMLVPSGQSGERFWNNWISFGAVQAQEHLARARAMEVLGFTGLAAKCNELAGQLSGGQQKLLELARVLMIEPRLILLDEPAAGVNPALLETLIEKIAALNARGMTFLIIEHNMDMVMQLCSPIVVMAQGKVIFAGEPDAARADARVLDAYLGDVAA, encoded by the coding sequence TTGCAGGTCGAGAAGGCGGCGCGCCGGTTTGGCGAGCTGCGCGCCGTCGACAGCGTCAGCTTGCGCGTCGAAAGCGGGACCATGACCGGGCTGATCGGCCCGAACGGCGCCGGCAAGAGCACCTTGTTCGGTCTGATCGCGGGGGCGCTGCGGCCGGATGCCGGCGAGATCCGCTTCGAGGGCCAAAGGATCGACGGGCTCAGCCCCGATCGCATATTTCGGGCGGGACTGGCTCGGACCTTCCAGATCCCGCGCCCATTCCCTCAGATGACGGTGCTCGAGAACGTCATGCTCGTGCCGAGCGGTCAAAGCGGCGAGCGCTTCTGGAACAACTGGATTTCCTTCGGGGCCGTGCAAGCGCAGGAGCACCTCGCTCGCGCCCGGGCGATGGAGGTGCTCGGCTTCACAGGGCTTGCGGCGAAATGCAACGAGCTCGCCGGCCAATTATCCGGCGGCCAGCAGAAATTGCTCGAGCTGGCGCGCGTGCTGATGATCGAGCCGCGCCTCATCTTGCTCGACGAGCCCGCGGCCGGCGTCAATCCGGCTTTGCTCGAAACCTTGATCGAGAAGATCGCCGCGCTGAACGCGCGCGGCATGACCTTCCTGATCATCGAGCACAATATGGACATGGTCATGCAGCTTTGCAGCCCGATCGTCGTCATGGCGCAAGGCAAGGTCATATTCGCCGGCGAGCCCGACGCGGCACGTGCAGATGCGCGCGTGCTCGACGCCTATCTCGGCGACGTCGCGGCATGA
- a CDS encoding branched-chain amino acid transport system permease protein — protein MIGQALADGVLTGAIVGLGAIGVSLSLQILRFANFSHAELLTWGAYLALSFTAFATAGAPIGPFSFGWQLLVAVLFAGLGTGLVALVVDKLVFDRLRARRANTLTMVFASFGAALVLRNLVLLLWGPDAHYYTTELQMAVELLPGIRMLPDQIFVLALAVVVVSALQLFLRFSRLGMAMRAMAESPALARVCGIEIAKVIRLTWIASGALAAAAGVFSGLTVQLRPEMGFNLLLSLFTAAILGGAGSLIGAVVGGLAVGLAENLSVLLIPAGYKGAMPFLLLLLVLCVRPQGLFGTAERS, from the coding sequence GTGATCGGCCAGGCGCTCGCCGATGGTGTCCTCACCGGCGCCATCGTGGGGCTCGGTGCCATCGGCGTTTCGCTCAGCCTGCAAATTCTGCGCTTCGCGAATTTCTCGCATGCCGAGCTTCTGACCTGGGGTGCCTATCTGGCGCTCAGCTTCACGGCCTTCGCGACCGCTGGCGCTCCCATCGGCCCGTTCTCCTTCGGCTGGCAGCTTCTGGTCGCGGTCCTGTTCGCGGGGCTCGGCACGGGGCTCGTCGCGCTCGTCGTCGACAAGCTCGTCTTCGATCGCCTGCGCGCGCGTCGCGCCAATACTCTCACCATGGTCTTCGCGAGCTTCGGGGCAGCGCTCGTGCTGCGCAATCTCGTGCTGCTGCTCTGGGGACCGGACGCGCATTACTACACGACGGAATTGCAGATGGCGGTCGAGCTCCTTCCAGGCATCCGCATGCTGCCGGACCAGATCTTCGTGCTGGCTCTCGCTGTCGTCGTGGTGTCGGCGCTGCAGCTCTTCTTGCGCTTCAGCCGCCTTGGCATGGCGATGCGCGCCATGGCCGAGAGCCCGGCGCTGGCGCGCGTTTGCGGCATCGAGATCGCGAAGGTCATCCGCCTGACCTGGATCGCCAGCGGGGCGCTGGCCGCCGCCGCCGGCGTCTTTTCCGGCCTCACCGTGCAATTGCGCCCCGAGATGGGCTTCAATCTCTTGCTGTCGCTCTTCACCGCCGCCATCCTGGGCGGGGCGGGCAGCCTCATCGGCGCCGTCGTCGGAGGGCTTGCGGTTGGCCTCGCCGAGAACCTCTCGGTGCTTCTGATCCCTGCCGGATACAAAGGAGCGATGCCGTTTCTCCTGTTGCTGCTGGTGCTGTGCGTGCGGCCGCAAGGCCTGTTCGGCACCGCCGAACGCTCGTGA
- a CDS encoding amino acid/amide ABC transporter membrane protein 1, HAAT family produces the protein MTALVLDIATTSAILFCVAIGLLFIFGVMKIINFAHGALLTIGGYAALVATRMGLSPWLSFALAAIAGLVVGAVIERVVVRPLYGRPLDAILATWGLAIVIGQLITLGFGREAQFAESPIHGTIDAFGTDYSGYRIWMIAAAAAIGLAVAAVLHGTRLGLVTRAVIANEDLAAGLGINSRRVRFMTFSVGCAFAGLAGALITPLSSVDPNLGVPWLVNAFMLVIVAGASLVGLLAAATLLGGAQVIVATYANPVLGGLSIVVIAAVILRLRPKGFAHD, from the coding sequence TTGACGGCTCTCGTGCTCGATATCGCGACGACGTCGGCCATCTTGTTCTGCGTCGCCATCGGCCTCTTGTTCATCTTCGGCGTCATGAAGATCATCAACTTCGCACATGGCGCGCTCTTGACGATCGGTGGCTATGCGGCTCTCGTCGCCACCCGGATGGGGCTGAGCCCCTGGCTGTCCTTCGCGCTCGCGGCGATAGCCGGCCTCGTCGTCGGCGCCGTGATCGAGCGTGTCGTCGTGCGGCCGCTCTATGGTCGTCCGCTTGACGCGATCCTTGCCACCTGGGGTCTCGCCATCGTCATCGGCCAGCTGATCACGCTGGGCTTCGGGCGCGAGGCGCAGTTCGCGGAAAGCCCCATCCACGGCACGATCGACGCCTTCGGCACCGACTATTCCGGCTATCGTATCTGGATGATCGCGGCTGCCGCTGCGATCGGCCTCGCCGTCGCCGCGGTCCTGCACGGCACACGGCTCGGCCTGGTGACGCGCGCCGTCATCGCCAATGAGGACCTCGCCGCGGGCCTCGGCATCAACAGCCGCCGCGTGCGCTTCATGACCTTCAGCGTCGGCTGCGCCTTCGCGGGCCTCGCCGGCGCGCTGATCACGCCCTTGTCGAGCGTTGATCCCAATCTCGGCGTGCCATGGCTCGTCAACGCCTTCATGCTGGTGATCGTCGCCGGCGCCTCGCTGGTCGGGCTCCTTGCCGCCGCGACGCTGCTCGGCGGCGCGCAGGTCATCGTCGCGACCTACGCCAATCCGGTCCTCGGCGGCCTCAGCATCGTGGTGATCGCCGCCGTCATCTTGCGCCTGCGGCCGAAGGGCTTCGCCCATGACTAG
- a CDS encoding amino acid/amide ABC transporter substrate-binding protein, HAAT family: MTRTKRVLMTTLATGLLAAGTAMAQEPIKIGVPVGLSGANSVIAPAIVQASQLAVEEINAKGGIRGRKLSLDVADDGSGADGAQKAFDSLIFQKKVDAVISTETSAARNAGLPIVARGKTPFIYASFYEGRSCSPYLYVDAWVPDQQVAPVVDYFMKEKGAKSFFLVGSDYAFGRGMLDFTREYIKKNGGQILGEEYQPMDATDWTAVVSKIRQANPDALVTSTAGGVPNVTLTKQLRAAGIKALYGNLAVDEGTAKSMGPDAEGIFISASYLTSIDSAENKAFLAAMQKKFGAELKTPNDLSVPQYEAVYLYKAAVEKAGGTDVKAVLEALPAVSFTGPRGTIRMSVQHHAPLTMYLGRVKADGSVDVIKSFANVDPGAQCPKL; the protein is encoded by the coding sequence ATGACCAGGACCAAGCGCGTATTGATGACAACGCTCGCGACAGGCCTCTTGGCGGCCGGCACGGCTATGGCCCAGGAGCCGATCAAGATCGGCGTGCCGGTGGGTCTCAGCGGCGCCAACAGCGTCATCGCCCCGGCGATCGTGCAGGCGAGCCAGCTCGCCGTCGAGGAGATCAACGCCAAGGGCGGGATCCGCGGGCGCAAGCTTTCGCTCGATGTGGCCGATGACGGCTCGGGCGCGGACGGGGCCCAGAAGGCCTTCGATTCCCTGATCTTCCAGAAGAAGGTCGACGCGGTAATCTCCACGGAGACGAGCGCCGCCCGCAACGCCGGCCTGCCGATTGTCGCGCGCGGCAAGACGCCGTTCATCTACGCTTCGTTCTACGAGGGGCGGTCCTGCAGCCCCTATCTCTACGTCGATGCCTGGGTGCCCGACCAGCAGGTCGCGCCGGTGGTCGATTACTTCATGAAGGAGAAGGGCGCCAAGTCCTTCTTCCTCGTCGGCAGCGACTACGCTTTCGGCCGCGGCATGCTCGACTTCACGCGCGAGTATATCAAGAAGAATGGCGGCCAGATCCTCGGCGAGGAATACCAGCCGATGGACGCGACGGACTGGACGGCGGTCGTGAGCAAGATCCGCCAGGCCAATCCCGACGCCCTCGTCACCTCGACCGCCGGCGGGGTGCCGAACGTCACCTTGACGAAGCAGTTGCGCGCCGCGGGCATCAAGGCCCTCTACGGCAATCTCGCGGTCGACGAAGGCACCGCAAAGAGCATGGGACCCGACGCCGAGGGCATCTTCATCTCCGCCTCCTATCTGACGAGCATCGACAGCGCGGAGAACAAGGCCTTTCTCGCCGCCATGCAGAAGAAGTTCGGCGCGGAATTGAAGACCCCGAACGACCTCTCCGTGCCGCAATACGAGGCCGTCTACCTCTACAAGGCCGCCGTCGAAAAGGCAGGCGGCACCGACGTCAAGGCGGTGCTCGAGGCCCTGCCTGCCGTCTCGTTCACCGGTCCGCGCGGCACGATCCGCATGTCGGTCCAGCACCATGCGCCGCTCACCATGTATCTCGGCAGGGTCAAGGCGGACGGCTCGGTGGACGTCATCAAGAGCTTTGCAAATGTCGATCCGGGGGCGCAGTGTCCGAAGCTCTGA